The following are from one region of the Lysobacterales bacterium genome:
- a CDS encoding class I SAM-dependent methyltransferase, with protein sequence MSVGGLARRLLAPLRRTPLHPQWLLGPARRLAPWVREHARGRVLDVGCADRWVRGHLPEDAEYVALDYPATGAGLYRARPDLFGDAARLPIRSATFDTVVMLEVLEHLRYPREALAEARRVLTPGGIAIVSMPFLYPLHDAPHDYQRYTRHGLERELAASGLAIRHLQPSLGSVASAALLFNIALAGTVLTAARRRHPGALLAPALLALIPLVNLAGWLLGHLLPDWEAFTSGFVLVARAEETAGSDGRAIPDCRGAVG encoded by the coding sequence ATGAGCGTCGGCGGCCTCGCGCGCAGGCTGCTGGCGCCGCTGCGGCGCACGCCGCTGCATCCGCAGTGGCTGCTTGGACCGGCCCGTCGCCTGGCCCCCTGGGTCCGCGAACATGCCCGCGGGCGAGTCCTCGACGTGGGCTGCGCGGACCGCTGGGTGCGTGGACACCTGCCTGAGGACGCCGAATACGTGGCGCTCGACTATCCGGCCACCGGCGCCGGACTGTACCGTGCACGACCCGACCTGTTCGGCGATGCCGCGCGGCTGCCCATCCGCTCGGCGACGTTCGACACAGTGGTCATGCTGGAAGTGCTGGAGCACCTGCGGTACCCGCGGGAGGCGCTGGCGGAGGCGAGGCGTGTTCTGACGCCGGGCGGCATCGCCATCGTCAGCATGCCCTTTCTCTATCCCCTCCACGATGCACCGCACGACTACCAGCGCTACACCCGCCATGGCCTGGAGCGCGAACTGGCGGCATCGGGCCTGGCGATCCGCCACTTACAACCTTCGCTTGGCAGCGTCGCCAGTGCCGCCCTGCTGTTCAATATCGCCCTGGCCGGAACCGTGCTGACGGCGGCACGGCGACGGCATCCGGGCGCGCTGCTCGCACCTGCGCTGCTTGCGCTGATCCCGCTGGTCAACCTTGCCGGCTGGCTGCTTGGCCACCTCCTGCCCGACTGGGAGGCCTTCACCAGCGGGTTCGTGTTGGTCGCGCGGGCAGAGGAGACAGCCGGTTCTGACGGCCGGGCAATCCCTGATTGCCGGGGTGCCGTCGGATGA
- a CDS encoding EAL domain-containing protein — protein MPALPRVLPQLAQVAERTGMAVLLTDPDGRITWCNAGFSRLLGWTAPEVLGRPICALLDEKRVPAPVRARISQARREGEPLHLLVWRCRREGASLPLDMDMAPLRDAAGELSGFVHLETDVSGLLAREEALRSLVAALPAGMVVHDPEGRILQANAMAHAILGMDADLLAGSSPHERRWQFADGEGRPLPVEQIPPLVTLRTGEAIADFPLGIALADGERRWLRVNSQPLRGLDGGIEGVVSCFTDETRARRQERWLSLAMSAAQIGLWSAHLANGRIEGDEHWHALLGLEPDLATALRWDDLIAAEDLPALRERLDEYLTHGRGLFQAEFRVADRAEGAWRWMLACGAVTERDGEDAPLRMAGVLLDISGRREAELSLRRAATTDALTGLSNRDVVTIRLREALVAARRAGRFGALVFIDLDGFKGINDSFGHLVGDEVLREVARRLSAAVRSGDTVARLGGDEMVVLLPVCGESADDAEQTALELARRLIEEIRRPFQLNQRAFRLDASVGVTVFPKVLVESHDDLIREADTAMYAAKARGAGRAVAFHQQMHDAVRARLELEQDMRVALERGEFQLALQPKVDGERRLCGAEALIRWKHPQRGLVMPAEFIPLAEETGLIVPVGAWVLAEACRLVEASSVFGPPVPLAINVSARQLQEDGFVEAVELSLSRFRIDPGCLTLELTEGSMLDHSQLMRERLRRLAEIGVRLSLDDFGTGYSSLLHLKNLPFHEVKVDQGFVRNADADRGDAAIVRAIVHIADEFGLVAVAEGVETPEQCEHMRRAGCGVLQGFLFARPMPAAQFMQQHRLGAPL, from the coding sequence ATGCCCGCGCTGCCCCGTGTGCTGCCGCAGCTCGCCCAGGTCGCCGAGCGCACCGGCATGGCGGTTCTGCTGACCGATCCCGATGGCCGGATCACCTGGTGCAACGCCGGATTCTCCCGCCTGCTCGGCTGGACCGCGCCCGAGGTCCTGGGCCGGCCGATATGTGCGCTGCTCGACGAGAAGCGCGTGCCGGCACCGGTGCGCGCGCGCATCAGCCAGGCGCGCCGCGAGGGCGAGCCCCTGCACCTCCTGGTCTGGCGGTGCCGGCGCGAGGGCGCCAGCCTGCCCCTGGACATGGACATGGCGCCGTTGCGCGATGCCGCTGGCGAGCTGAGCGGCTTCGTGCACCTGGAGACCGACGTCTCCGGGCTGCTGGCGCGAGAGGAGGCGCTGCGCTCGCTGGTCGCGGCCCTGCCGGCGGGCATGGTGGTGCACGACCCCGAGGGCCGGATCCTGCAGGCCAACGCCATGGCGCATGCCATCCTGGGCATGGATGCCGATCTGCTGGCGGGCAGTTCGCCGCATGAACGGCGATGGCAGTTCGCCGACGGCGAGGGCCGGCCGTTGCCGGTCGAGCAGATCCCGCCCCTGGTCACCCTGCGCACCGGCGAGGCGATCGCCGATTTCCCGCTGGGCATCGCCCTGGCGGACGGCGAGCGCCGCTGGCTGCGCGTCAACAGCCAACCACTGCGCGGTCTGGACGGCGGCATCGAAGGCGTGGTGTCCTGCTTCACCGACGAAACGCGGGCGCGGCGCCAGGAGCGCTGGCTGAGCCTGGCGATGTCGGCCGCCCAGATCGGCCTGTGGAGCGCCCATCTGGCCAACGGCCGCATCGAGGGCGACGAGCATTGGCATGCCCTGCTTGGCCTCGAGCCGGACCTTGCCACGGCGCTGCGCTGGGACGACCTGATCGCCGCCGAGGACCTGCCCGCCCTGCGCGAGCGCCTGGATGAATACCTCACCCATGGCCGCGGCCTGTTCCAGGCCGAATTCCGGGTCGCCGACCGTGCCGAGGGCGCCTGGCGCTGGATGCTGGCGTGTGGTGCCGTCACCGAGCGCGACGGCGAGGATGCGCCGCTGCGCATGGCGGGCGTCCTGCTCGACATCTCCGGGCGGCGCGAGGCCGAACTGTCGCTGCGCCGCGCCGCCACCACCGACGCGCTGACCGGGCTCAGCAACCGCGACGTCGTCACCATCCGCCTGCGCGAGGCCCTGGTGGCGGCGCGCCGGGCCGGCCGTTTCGGCGCCCTGGTGTTCATCGACCTCGACGGCTTCAAGGGCATCAACGACAGCTTCGGCCACCTGGTCGGCGACGAGGTGCTGCGCGAGGTGGCGCGCCGGCTGAGCGCGGCGGTGCGCAGCGGCGACACCGTCGCCCGTCTGGGCGGCGACGAGATGGTGGTGCTGCTGCCGGTCTGCGGCGAATCGGCCGACGATGCCGAGCAGACCGCCCTGGAGCTGGCGCGCCGGCTGATCGAGGAGATCCGCCGGCCGTTCCAGCTGAACCAGCGCGCCTTCCGGCTGGACGCCAGCGTCGGCGTCACCGTGTTTCCCAAGGTGCTGGTCGAGAGCCACGACGACCTGATCCGCGAGGCCGACACCGCCATGTACGCGGCCAAGGCGCGTGGCGCCGGCCGCGCGGTGGCCTTCCACCAGCAGATGCACGACGCGGTGCGCGCGCGCCTGGAGCTGGAGCAGGACATGCGCGTGGCCCTGGAGCGCGGCGAGTTCCAGCTCGCCCTGCAACCCAAGGTCGATGGCGAGCGCAGGCTGTGCGGCGCCGAGGCGCTGATCCGCTGGAAGCACCCGCAGCGCGGCCTGGTGATGCCGGCCGAGTTCATCCCGCTGGCCGAGGAAACCGGCCTGATCGTGCCGGTCGGTGCCTGGGTGCTGGCCGAAGCCTGCCGCCTCGTCGAGGCCAGCTCGGTGTTCGGGCCGCCGGTGCCGCTGGCGATCAATGTCAGCGCCCGACAGCTGCAGGAGGACGGCTTCGTCGAGGCGGTCGAACTGTCGTTGTCGCGCTTCCGCATCGACCCGGGCTGCCTGACCCTGGAGCTCACCGAGGGCAGCATGCTCGACCACTCGCAGCTGATGCGCGAGCGCCTGCGGCGGCTGGCCGAGATCGGCGTGCGCCTGTCGCTGGACGATTTCGGCACCGGCTACTCCAGCTTGCTGCACCTGAAGAACCTGCCGTTCCACGAGGTCAAGGTCGACCAGGGCTTCGTGCGCAACGCCGATGCCGACCGCGGCGATGCCGCCATCGTCCGGGCCATCGTCCACATCGCCGACGAGTTCGGCCTGGTCGCGGTGGCCGAGGGCGTGGAGACGCCCGAACAGTGCGAGCACATGCGCCGCGCCGGCTGCGGCGTGCTGCAGGGCTTCCTGTTCGCGCGCCCGATGCCTGCCGCGCAGTTCATGCAGCAGCACCGCCTGGGCGCGCCGCTGTAA
- a CDS encoding acyltransferase, whose product MVAGLMVAGRGRPATGFAVLLLVSLSACLLVLPSNPAAAFYLMPTRAWQFAAGALVCLSAPRPGDGRWAGAAGVVGLGLILAGVAVLDEHQPHPGLAALLPTLGTALALWAGGLAPRAFASRLLSAPMAQGLGRLSYGWYLWHWPVLVIGGHLLGAGRLLPNLALVLLALLLATGSYRLVEAPLRRQEWFLRPPRRGLLAAVGAMALAVTLALHWQGLAAGLAQGRVEAGRSVAVVEAPVIYAMDCDDWFNSDQLKPCAFGPERAPRTAVVLGDSVGLQWFPALAEVLAAPDWRLVVLTKSACPIADVELFYPRIGRIYSECTRWRAAALDWIEAQRPDLLVIGSSHTYPLDAQTWQAATARVLDRVVPAVGQVRLLRSTPRLRFDPRQCVARQGLLLEWLGTRRGCEAPPLDEVENARVHDALRAAAAAYPTVAVIDLNAAVCPEGLCRALHEGYLAFRDEQHLNGSFARRLAPRLAAALAIGGYAGGPAESAGTTR is encoded by the coding sequence GCGGCCGGCGCCCTGGTCTGCCTGTCGGCTCCGCGCCCTGGCGACGGTCGATGGGCGGGTGCGGCCGGCGTCGTCGGTCTGGGTCTGATCCTGGCCGGCGTGGCCGTGCTGGACGAACACCAGCCCCATCCCGGCCTGGCCGCCCTGTTGCCGACGCTGGGCACCGCGCTGGCGTTGTGGGCGGGTGGCCTGGCACCGCGCGCCTTCGCCAGCCGCCTGCTTTCGGCACCCATGGCGCAGGGCCTGGGCCGGCTGTCCTACGGCTGGTACCTGTGGCACTGGCCGGTGCTGGTGATCGGCGGCCACCTGCTAGGCGCCGGGCGTCTGCTGCCGAACCTGGCCCTGGTCCTGCTGGCCCTGCTGCTGGCCACCGGCAGCTACCGTCTGGTGGAGGCGCCCCTGCGCCGCCAGGAGTGGTTCCTGCGGCCGCCCAGGCGCGGCCTGCTGGCCGCGGTCGGCGCCATGGCGCTGGCGGTGACCCTGGCCCTGCACTGGCAGGGACTCGCCGCCGGCCTCGCCCAGGGCCGCGTGGAAGCGGGGCGGTCGGTGGCGGTGGTGGAGGCGCCGGTGATCTACGCCATGGATTGCGACGACTGGTTCAACAGCGACCAGCTCAAGCCTTGTGCCTTCGGCCCCGAGCGGGCGCCCCGGACCGCCGTCGTGCTGGGCGACAGCGTCGGACTGCAGTGGTTTCCGGCCCTGGCCGAGGTGCTGGCCGCGCCGGACTGGCGGCTGGTGGTGCTGACCAAGTCGGCCTGCCCGATCGCCGATGTCGAGCTGTTCTATCCGCGGATCGGCCGCATCTACAGCGAATGCACGCGCTGGCGCGCGGCGGCCCTGGACTGGATCGAAGCGCAGCGCCCGGACCTGCTGGTGATCGGCTCCAGCCACACCTACCCCCTGGATGCACAGACGTGGCAGGCGGCCACGGCCCGGGTGCTGGACCGGGTGGTGCCGGCGGTCGGCCAGGTGCGCCTGCTGCGCTCCACACCTCGCCTGCGGTTCGATCCCCGTCAATGCGTCGCCCGGCAGGGACTGCTTCTGGAATGGCTGGGCACCAGGCGTGGTTGCGAGGCGCCGCCGCTGGATGAGGTGGAGAATGCGCGCGTGCACGACGCGCTGCGCGCCGCCGCAGCAGCCTATCCGACGGTGGCGGTGATCGACCTCAACGCAGCCGTATGTCCCGAAGGTCTGTGCCGCGCGCTGCATGAGGGATACCTGGCGTTCCGCGACGAGCAGCACCTGAACGGCAGTTTCGCGCGCCGCCTGGCGCCGAGGCTCGCCGCGGCCCTTGCGATCGGCGGGTACGCCGGGGGCCCAGCGGAGAGTGCCGGCACGACGCGCTGA
- a CDS encoding type II secretion system F family protein: MPVPFVGSRCAEPEPTPVLASTIRPEVPEIACLAPRGPVKRQSLSECLWGDIPVATATATRGATRAAVSQTQPFLWQGKDKRGVILKGEVVGKSEALIRADLRKQGLSGIQVRKKPKSIFGGAGKTVKAKDIAFFSRQIATMMASGVPLVQSLDILAQGQKNQKFKKLIEAIKTDVEGGSTLHEALARHPVQFDELYVSLVKAGEGAGVLDTILKTIADYKERMESIKGKIKKAMFYPAMVLVVAMLVTALLLIWVIPQFQESFRAFGADLPGFTLLIISLSEWMQSNGIYLLVLVVGAISGLIYARKRSRNVARTMDRLMLKIPIVGPIMHKAALARFARTLAITFKAGVPLVEALESVAGATGNIIYTEATLRVQQDVAVGHALNLAMSQTNLFPHMVIQMTAIGEEAGALDAMMVKVAEFYEEEVNNAVDALSSTLEPLIMVIIGAIVGTLVVAMYLPIFQLAATVG; the protein is encoded by the coding sequence ATGCCGGTCCCGTTTGTCGGGTCCAGGTGCGCGGAACCGGAGCCAACTCCTGTGCTGGCGTCCACAATCCGCCCGGAAGTGCCTGAGATTGCTTGCCTGGCGCCCAGGGGTCCGGTAAAACGGCAGTCTCTATCCGAGTGTCTGTGGGGAGACATTCCCGTGGCGACAGCGACTGCAACCCGGGGCGCGACCCGCGCCGCCGTGTCCCAGACCCAGCCTTTCCTGTGGCAGGGCAAGGACAAGCGCGGTGTCATCCTGAAGGGCGAGGTGGTCGGCAAGTCCGAAGCCCTGATCCGGGCCGACCTGCGCAAGCAGGGGCTGTCGGGCATCCAGGTCCGCAAGAAGCCCAAGTCGATCTTCGGCGGCGCCGGCAAGACGGTGAAGGCCAAGGACATCGCCTTCTTCTCGCGCCAGATCGCCACCATGATGGCCTCCGGCGTGCCCCTGGTGCAGAGCCTGGACATCCTCGCCCAGGGCCAGAAGAACCAGAAGTTCAAGAAGCTGATCGAGGCCATCAAGACCGATGTCGAGGGCGGCTCCACCTTGCACGAGGCGCTGGCCAGGCATCCGGTGCAGTTCGACGAGCTCTACGTCAGCCTGGTCAAGGCCGGCGAGGGCGCCGGCGTGCTCGACACCATCCTGAAGACCATCGCCGACTACAAGGAGCGGATGGAGTCGATCAAGGGCAAGATCAAGAAGGCCATGTTCTACCCGGCCATGGTCCTGGTGGTCGCCATGCTGGTCACCGCCCTGCTGCTGATCTGGGTCATCCCGCAGTTCCAGGAATCGTTCCGCGCCTTCGGCGCCGACCTGCCCGGTTTCACCCTGCTGATCATCAGTCTTTCCGAATGGATGCAGTCGAACGGCATCTACCTGCTGGTCCTGGTCGTCGGTGCCATCTCCGGCCTGATCTATGCGCGAAAACGCTCGCGCAACGTCGCCCGCACCATGGACCGGCTGATGCTGAAGATCCCCATCGTCGGGCCGATCATGCACAAGGCGGCGCTGGCGCGTTTCGCGCGCACCCTGGCGATCACCTTCAAGGCCGGCGTGCCCCTGGTCGAGGCCCTGGAGTCGGTGGCCGGTGCCACCGGCAACATCATCTACACCGAGGCCACCCTGCGCGTGCAGCAGGACGTCGCGGTGGGCCATGCGCTCAACCTGGCGATGTCGCAGACCAACCTGTTCCCGCACATGGTCATCCAGATGACCGCGATCGGCGAGGAGGCCGGCGCGCTCGACGCCATGATGGTCAAGGTCGCCGAGTTCTACGAGGAAGAGGTCAACAACGCGGTCGACGCCCTCAGCTCGACGCTGGAACCGCTGATCATGGTCATCATCGGCGCCATCGTCGGCACCCTGGTGGTCGCCATGTACCTGCCGATCTTCCAGTTGGCGGCAACCGTCGGCTGA
- a CDS encoding globin codes for MSDSFDDLQSSYGRALRGGPVIEAFYRRFLTSHPDIAPMFANTDMGRQRMALRRGLSIAISHAGGSALVQRPVQHMADVHSRRGHAPVPPHLYPYWVDALVVTLREHDPEFTTALEARWRRALAVVVATFTARY; via the coding sequence ATGTCCGATTCCTTCGACGACCTCCAGAGCAGCTACGGCCGCGCCCTGCGCGGCGGGCCGGTGATCGAGGCCTTCTACCGGCGCTTCCTGACCAGCCACCCGGACATCGCGCCGATGTTCGCGAACACCGACATGGGCCGGCAGCGCATGGCGCTGCGTCGCGGGCTGAGCATCGCCATTTCCCATGCCGGCGGCAGTGCGCTGGTGCAGCGGCCGGTGCAGCACATGGCCGATGTCCACTCCCGTCGCGGCCATGCGCCGGTGCCGCCGCACCTGTATCCGTACTGGGTTGATGCGCTGGTCGTGACCCTGCGCGAGCACGACCCCGAGTTCACGACGGCGCTGGAAGCGCGCTGGCGCCGGGCGCTGGCCGTGGTGGTGGCCACCTTCACTGCGCGCTACTGA
- a CDS encoding glycosyltransferase family 4 protein translates to MRLADQAPDADIVRRLLMVSTSYPAGPSDWRGLFIRHLTHALARRRDLALRNWNPPGELPDNVADAATPAESAWLARLMAAGGIAHLVRAGGLRGLWQPLRLLGHLRALYRRETGLDLRHVNWLQNALVLPGDRVPLLTTVLGTDMQLLRLPGMTWLLRRVFRRRATAICPNAEWMVPELERRFGDVARVRFVPFGIDPCWFAVQRAPAAPARWVCVSRITHGKIGTLFDWAAPHFADGRRELHLYGPMQQDMRLPPWVIHHGPATPEQLCAQVFPAAQGLITLSQHAEGRPQVMLEAMAAGLPIIASGIAAHRDLLRHGETGWLCERAEALAPALEALEQRERNHAIGVAAQEWVKAQIGTWDDCAARYVALYRELLARDRP, encoded by the coding sequence ATGCGACTGGCCGACCAGGCGCCGGATGCGGACATCGTTCGCCGGTTGCTGATGGTCAGCACCTCCTACCCCGCCGGCCCCTCCGACTGGCGGGGACTGTTCATCCGCCACCTGACCCACGCGCTCGCCCGCCGCCGCGATCTCGCACTGCGCAACTGGAATCCGCCGGGCGAACTGCCGGACAACGTCGCCGACGCCGCGACCCCCGCCGAGTCGGCCTGGCTGGCCCGCCTGATGGCGGCCGGCGGCATCGCCCACCTGGTGCGCGCCGGCGGCCTTCGCGGCCTGTGGCAACCGCTGCGCCTGCTCGGCCATCTGCGCGCGCTGTACCGCCGCGAGACGGGTCTCGACCTGCGCCATGTCAACTGGCTGCAGAACGCGCTGGTGCTGCCCGGAGACCGGGTGCCGCTGCTGACCACGGTGCTGGGCACCGACATGCAGCTGTTGCGCCTGCCCGGCATGACCTGGCTGCTGCGGCGGGTGTTCCGACGGCGGGCCACGGCGATCTGCCCCAATGCCGAATGGATGGTGCCGGAGCTGGAGCGTCGTTTCGGCGATGTCGCCCGGGTTCGCTTCGTGCCGTTCGGCATCGATCCGTGCTGGTTTGCGGTGCAGCGCGCGCCCGCGGCGCCGGCGCGCTGGGTGTGCGTGAGCCGCATCACCCACGGCAAGATCGGCACCTTGTTCGACTGGGCCGCGCCGCACTTCGCGGACGGCCGTCGCGAGCTTCACCTGTATGGCCCCATGCAGCAGGACATGCGCCTGCCGCCCTGGGTCATCCACCATGGCCCCGCCACCCCCGAGCAGTTGTGCGCGCAGGTCTTTCCGGCGGCGCAGGGCCTGATCACGCTCAGCCAACATGCGGAAGGCCGTCCCCAGGTGATGCTGGAAGCCATGGCCGCCGGCCTGCCGATCATCGCCTCTGGCATTGCGGCGCATCGAGACCTGCTGCGTCACGGCGAGACCGGCTGGTTGTGCGAACGCGCCGAGGCGCTTGCGCCGGCCTTGGAGGCGTTGGAGCAGCGCGAGCGCAACCACGCCATCGGTGTGGCGGCGCAGGAATGGGTCAAGGCGCAGATCGGCACCTGGGACGATTGCGCTGCGCGCTACGTCGCGCTGTACCGTGAGCTGCTCGCAAGGGACCGGCCATGA
- a CDS encoding NAD-dependent epimerase/dehydratase family protein gives MKIAVLGGGGFIGRATCARLAAGGHEVVALLRRPAPGLAVACQVADFSDPLQFREALEGCDWLVHAAAGSTPGSTLGQPRAEIAANLAVSLALVEALQSVAGCGVLYLSSGGTVYGDCGDAPVREAQPLRPRSYHGAAKAAVELFLSAYASQYGGAVVVLRPSNVYGPGQGQRGGFGIVPTAMAAALSGEPVTLWGDGSTVRDYLYIDDLVDLIETVVRAGAFPGFSVFNAASGQAVSLVDLLDTVATVCGRSMHRVFQPGRRVDVATIAPSSAAAFESHGWQARTSLEQGLRRTWSWFQEPGPL, from the coding sequence ATGAAGATCGCGGTGCTGGGCGGCGGCGGATTCATCGGTCGTGCCACCTGCGCACGACTGGCCGCGGGTGGCCACGAGGTGGTTGCGCTGCTGCGCCGACCAGCGCCCGGGCTGGCCGTGGCCTGCCAGGTCGCCGATTTCAGCGATCCGTTGCAGTTCCGCGAGGCGCTCGAGGGGTGCGATTGGCTGGTCCATGCCGCGGCCGGAAGCACGCCAGGCAGCACCCTGGGCCAGCCGCGCGCGGAGATCGCCGCCAACCTGGCGGTATCGCTGGCACTGGTCGAAGCGCTGCAATCGGTGGCCGGCTGTGGGGTGCTGTACCTGTCGTCCGGCGGCACCGTCTACGGCGACTGCGGCGATGCGCCGGTGCGGGAAGCCCAGCCCCTGCGGCCGCGCTCCTACCATGGCGCGGCCAAGGCGGCGGTCGAGCTGTTCCTGTCCGCCTATGCCAGCCAATACGGCGGCGCGGTGGTGGTCCTGCGGCCCAGTAACGTCTATGGGCCCGGCCAGGGGCAGCGCGGCGGTTTCGGAATCGTGCCCACCGCGATGGCGGCGGCGCTTTCAGGGGAGCCGGTCACGCTCTGGGGCGATGGCTCCACCGTGCGCGACTACCTGTACATCGACGACCTGGTCGACCTGATCGAGACGGTGGTCCGCGCCGGTGCCTTCCCGGGTTTCTCGGTCTTCAACGCCGCAAGCGGTCAGGCCGTGAGCCTCGTCGACTTGCTGGACACTGTGGCCACGGTGTGCGGCAGGTCGATGCACCGGGTCTTCCAGCCGGGTCGGCGGGTGGACGTGGCGACCATTGCACCCTCGTCGGCGGCGGCGTTCGAGTCCCACGGTTGGCAGGCCCGTACGTCGCTTGAGCAGGGACTTCGCCGGACCTGGTCCTGGTTCCAGGAGCCCGGGCCGCTCTGA
- a CDS encoding glycosyltransferase family 2 protein, with the protein MKLSIILPAKNEAIGLARVLPGLRSRQPDAEVIVVDDGSTDDTAAVARSHGATVLSSPYSMGNGAAIKRGARAATGEVLVFMDADGQHDPAHIPELLARLDQGYDMAVGARDSSGQASRHRGLANALYNRLASWMTGHPVLDLTSGFRAVRATRFREFLHLLPNGFSYPTTITMAFFRSAFPVAYVPVPVARREGTTSHIRPIKDGLRFLLIIFKIATLYSPLKLFVPTAFAFAMLGLGHYAYTFATQGRFTNMSALLLSAAVIVFLVGLVSEQITSLTYRRDERE; encoded by the coding sequence ATGAAGCTGAGCATCATCCTGCCCGCCAAGAACGAGGCCATCGGCCTGGCCCGGGTGCTGCCGGGCCTGCGCAGCCGGCAGCCCGACGCCGAGGTGATCGTCGTCGACGACGGCTCCACCGACGACACCGCCGCCGTGGCCCGCAGCCACGGCGCCACCGTGCTGTCCTCACCGTACTCGATGGGCAACGGCGCGGCGATCAAGCGCGGCGCCCGCGCGGCGACCGGCGAGGTCCTGGTGTTCATGGACGCCGACGGCCAGCACGACCCGGCGCACATCCCCGAGCTGCTGGCCCGACTCGACCAGGGCTACGACATGGCGGTGGGCGCCCGCGACAGCAGCGGCCAGGCCAGCCGCCACCGCGGCCTGGCCAACGCCCTGTACAACCGCCTGGCGAGCTGGATGACCGGCCATCCGGTGCTGGACCTGACCTCGGGCTTCCGCGCCGTGCGCGCAACCCGGTTCCGCGAGTTCCTGCACCTGCTTCCGAACGGCTTCAGCTACCCCACCACCATCACCATGGCGTTCTTCCGCAGCGCCTTCCCGGTGGCCTACGTGCCGGTGCCGGTGGCGCGCCGCGAGGGCACCACCAGCCATATCCGCCCGATCAAGGACGGCCTGCGCTTCCTGCTGATCATCTTCAAGATCGCCACCCTGTATTCGCCGCTGAAGCTGTTCGTGCCGACCGCCTTCGCGTTCGCGATGCTGGGACTGGGGCACTACGCCTACACCTTTGCCACCCAGGGCCGCTTCACCAACATGAGCGCCCTGCTGCTGAGCGCCGCGGTGATCGTGTTCCTGGTCGGCCTGGTGTCCGAGCAGATCACCAGCCTCACCTACCGGCGCGACGAGCGCGAATGA
- a CDS encoding class I SAM-dependent methyltransferase, giving the protein MTDRGYQHGYAAINPQMHAEQGRQRKAATMLAVLGEALGPDRLAQARLLNLGCSAGIIDAFMAPHVGTVLGVDIDSDAVAAAMRTRAGGNLSFRVADAMALDLADGSFDIVICSQVYEHVPDSTRLIAEIERVLAPGGVCYFAATNRWALIEQHYHLPLLSWLPQRMANGYLRLMRRGDRYYERHLGYFALRRLARAFRIEDRTGAILADPDRYQAGYLFSRRPTRWLARAWFTLLRPLFPGYIWLLWKQPGR; this is encoded by the coding sequence ATGACCGACCGCGGCTACCAGCACGGCTACGCGGCGATCAACCCGCAGATGCATGCCGAACAGGGCAGGCAGCGCAAGGCGGCCACGATGCTGGCCGTCCTGGGCGAGGCCCTGGGCCCGGACCGCCTGGCACAGGCCCGTTTGCTGAACCTTGGGTGTTCGGCCGGCATCATCGACGCGTTCATGGCACCCCACGTCGGTACGGTGCTGGGCGTCGACATCGACAGTGATGCGGTTGCAGCAGCGATGCGAACGCGTGCCGGCGGCAACCTGAGCTTCCGGGTGGCCGACGCCATGGCGCTTGACCTTGCGGACGGCAGTTTCGACATCGTCATCTGCTCGCAGGTCTACGAGCATGTGCCGGATTCGACGCGCCTGATTGCGGAGATCGAGCGCGTGCTGGCCCCGGGAGGCGTGTGCTATTTCGCCGCCACAAACCGGTGGGCGCTGATCGAGCAGCACTACCACCTGCCCCTGCTGTCCTGGCTTCCGCAACGTATGGCCAATGGTTACCTGCGGCTGATGCGGCGGGGTGACCGCTACTACGAGCGGCACCTGGGCTACTTCGCTCTGCGCCGGCTGGCCCGGGCGTTCAGAATCGAGGATCGCACCGGCGCGATCCTTGCCGACCCGGATCGCTACCAGGCGGGCTACCTTTTCTCCCGCCGGCCTACGAGATGGCTGGCGCGCGCCTGGTTCACCCTGCTGCGCCCTCTCTTCCCGGGGTACATCTGGCTGCTCTGGAAGCAGCCGGGTCGTTGA